One region of Alosa sapidissima isolate fAloSap1 chromosome 1, fAloSap1.pri, whole genome shotgun sequence genomic DNA includes:
- the LOC121705376 gene encoding GSK3-beta interaction protein isoform X2, with the protein MITKAMEVDYKLEDPKAPLEESSVQLGDVKDMRLEAEAVVSDVMFAVSHMAVSQALSGSSDTAYINVETREGDRYCLELSEAGLRVVGRTFDQVDESQRWPHHETVYSLLDSLSPGYRDAFGNELLRRLERLQQNAQ; encoded by the exons ATGATAACCAAG GCGATGGAAGTGGACTACAAACTGGAGGACCCCAAGGCCCCGCTGGAGGAGAGCAGCGTGCAGCTGGGCGACGTGAAGGACATGCGGCTGGAGGCAGAAGCCGTGGTCAGCGACGTGATGTTTGCCGTCTCACACATGGCCGTCTCACAGGCGCTCAGCGGCAGCTCGGACACGGCCTACATCAACGTGGAGACGCGCGAGGGAGATCGCTACTGCCTAGAGCTCAGCGAGGCAGGGCTACGG GTGGTGGGTCGCACCTTTGACCAGGTGGATGAGTCGCAGCGCTGGCCGCACCATGAGACGGTCTACTCTCTGCTGGACTCCCTCAGCCCAGGCTACAGGGACGCCTTCGGCAACGAGCTGCTGCGGAGGCTGGAGAGGCTCCAACAGAACGCTCAGTGA
- the LOC121705376 gene encoding GSK3-beta interaction protein isoform X1 yields MHRSIDIICLCIEAFVCGLHPEEAMEVDYKLEDPKAPLEESSVQLGDVKDMRLEAEAVVSDVMFAVSHMAVSQALSGSSDTAYINVETREGDRYCLELSEAGLRVVGRTFDQVDESQRWPHHETVYSLLDSLSPGYRDAFGNELLRRLERLQQNAQ; encoded by the exons ATGCATAGAAGCATAGACATAATATGTCTATGCATAGAAGCCTTTGTCTGTGGATTACATCCGGAGGAA GCGATGGAAGTGGACTACAAACTGGAGGACCCCAAGGCCCCGCTGGAGGAGAGCAGCGTGCAGCTGGGCGACGTGAAGGACATGCGGCTGGAGGCAGAAGCCGTGGTCAGCGACGTGATGTTTGCCGTCTCACACATGGCCGTCTCACAGGCGCTCAGCGGCAGCTCGGACACGGCCTACATCAACGTGGAGACGCGCGAGGGAGATCGCTACTGCCTAGAGCTCAGCGAGGCAGGGCTACGG GTGGTGGGTCGCACCTTTGACCAGGTGGATGAGTCGCAGCGCTGGCCGCACCATGAGACGGTCTACTCTCTGCTGGACTCCCTCAGCCCAGGCTACAGGGACGCCTTCGGCAACGAGCTGCTGCGGAGGCTGGAGAGGCTCCAACAGAACGCTCAGTGA
- the LOC121705376 gene encoding GSK3-beta interaction protein isoform X3: MEVDYKLEDPKAPLEESSVQLGDVKDMRLEAEAVVSDVMFAVSHMAVSQALSGSSDTAYINVETREGDRYCLELSEAGLRVVGRTFDQVDESQRWPHHETVYSLLDSLSPGYRDAFGNELLRRLERLQQNAQ; encoded by the exons ATGGAAGTGGACTACAAACTGGAGGACCCCAAGGCCCCGCTGGAGGAGAGCAGCGTGCAGCTGGGCGACGTGAAGGACATGCGGCTGGAGGCAGAAGCCGTGGTCAGCGACGTGATGTTTGCCGTCTCACACATGGCCGTCTCACAGGCGCTCAGCGGCAGCTCGGACACGGCCTACATCAACGTGGAGACGCGCGAGGGAGATCGCTACTGCCTAGAGCTCAGCGAGGCAGGGCTACGG GTGGTGGGTCGCACCTTTGACCAGGTGGATGAGTCGCAGCGCTGGCCGCACCATGAGACGGTCTACTCTCTGCTGGACTCCCTCAGCCCAGGCTACAGGGACGCCTTCGGCAACGAGCTGCTGCGGAGGCTGGAGAGGCTCCAACAGAACGCTCAGTGA